A section of the Streptomyces sp. NBC_01591 genome encodes:
- a CDS encoding IS6 family transposase — protein sequence MIFGLITLGETSVVGAPPSYKGRRHPVEVISHCVWLYFRFPLSFREVEELMFQRGVTVSHETVRRWCLKFGQAYAGALRRRRPRPGDKWHPDEVFIKINSEQKYLWRAVDQDGNVLDILVQNRRDKAAARRFFRRLMTKTGRVPRVVVTDKLRSCGAAHREVMPSVEHRSHKGLNNRAENSHQPTRQRERAMKGFRSVGGAQRFLSAFSGISPHFRPRRHLMTASEHRAEMTIRFTIWEQITSVTGRPTAA from the coding sequence ATGATCTTCGGGTTGATCACGTTGGGGGAGACGTCTGTGGTGGGTGCACCGCCGTCGTACAAGGGGCGCCGACACCCGGTCGAGGTCATCTCGCACTGCGTGTGGCTGTACTTCCGGTTCCCGCTCAGTTTCCGTGAGGTGGAGGAGCTGATGTTCCAGCGCGGCGTGACCGTCTCCCATGAGACCGTGCGCCGCTGGTGTCTGAAGTTCGGCCAGGCGTACGCCGGCGCGCTGCGCCGCCGGCGGCCCCGCCCCGGGGACAAGTGGCATCCGGACGAGGTCTTCATCAAGATCAACAGCGAGCAGAAGTACCTGTGGCGGGCGGTCGACCAGGACGGCAATGTCCTGGACATCCTCGTTCAGAACCGGCGGGACAAGGCCGCAGCCAGGCGATTCTTCCGCAGGCTGATGACGAAGACGGGCAGGGTGCCGCGGGTGGTCGTCACCGACAAGCTGCGTTCCTGCGGCGCCGCTCACCGCGAGGTCATGCCCTCGGTGGAGCATCGCTCGCACAAGGGCCTGAACAACCGGGCCGAGAACAGCCACCAGCCGACGAGGCAACGCGAACGGGCGATGAAGGGCTTCCGCAGCGTGGGCGGGGCCCAGCGGTTCCTGTCCGCGTTCAGCGGTATCTCACCCCACTTCCGGCCCCGACGCCACCTGATGACCGCATCCGAACACCGAGCCGAAATGACCATCCGCTTCACCATCTGGGAACAGATCACCAGCGTCACCGGCCGACCTACCGCGGCCTGA
- a CDS encoding AfsR/SARP family transcriptional regulator yields the protein MNTADAAGSGRGAWHPADATAAAGTAGTAGTAGTAGTTGAEIAADRLRFALLGPVGAHRGVVPLDLGPVRRQAVLAALILRAETLVTQQQLLDDVWGLEPPGTGRRVLSSYVYPLRKALDVPGTGPTASVIRGERGGYRFVPGEARTDIRELTGQAAAVRGAKAAGDLTTALDGCTRALNLFRGEPLAGLPGPLADAERQRLARQRRTLHQERVESLVLLGRYAEALDELLAAPTAQPHDEPLAALRMRALYGSGRQAEALAAYQETRDRLRDELGVEPGEELRRVHEGVLRRDDPMLLGRAPSPRATGSAAAQAPPPAAAPTQPSAPERSPSPPPSRPRRNELPGDTAWLVGREAELDLLTASVPVGSVSVAAVDGTAGVGKTALLVRAAWTLHDQYPDGCLFVDLHAHGAPHESLRPQRALHQLLRAVNGADGELPDELHELVTAWRAATSSLRLLLVVDDARSAEQVRPLLPAGPGSRVLVAGRQRLPGLDADRRLTVEPLDTGEAVTLLTRLLGETRAGQEPEAAQELARRCGGLPLALRIAGARLQNLPSWTLTHLVGRMSDDERRLGELRAEDRSVEAAFRMSYDLLAPELRRGFRALGQVPTAEFDGLTPAAMLGRSLQDTEDLLERLVDASLLQQPRPSCYRLHDLVRDHTRLLAAAVPEEAAADRAAVLHLYTAAGRIASDWGPEGFPTGPDVSHSPFSDWREADAWLEGRGRPTARRGRFRGGHRAARPRLLDRRVPGRLACPPGPLPRVPLRPGARAARRRPG from the coding sequence ATGAACACAGCGGACGCAGCCGGCTCAGGCAGGGGCGCGTGGCATCCGGCTGACGCGACAGCTGCGGCAGGCACGGCAGGCACGGCAGGCACGGCAGGCACGGCAGGCACGACCGGTGCGGAGATTGCGGCGGACCGGCTGCGCTTCGCCCTGCTCGGCCCGGTCGGCGCCCACCGCGGCGTGGTGCCGCTCGACCTCGGGCCCGTGCGGCGTCAGGCGGTGCTGGCCGCACTGATCCTGCGTGCGGAGACGCTCGTCACCCAACAGCAACTCCTTGACGACGTATGGGGACTCGAACCACCGGGCACGGGCCGCCGGGTCCTGTCCAGTTACGTCTACCCCCTGCGCAAGGCACTGGACGTGCCCGGCACTGGCCCCACCGCATCCGTGATCCGCGGTGAGCGCGGCGGCTACCGCTTCGTACCCGGCGAAGCCCGCACGGACATCCGTGAGTTGACCGGACAGGCCGCCGCGGTACGCGGCGCGAAGGCCGCGGGTGACCTCACCACTGCCCTCGACGGCTGTACGCGGGCACTGAACCTGTTCCGCGGGGAGCCGTTGGCTGGCCTGCCCGGCCCGCTCGCCGACGCCGAGCGGCAGCGTCTTGCCCGGCAGCGGCGCACCCTCCACCAGGAGCGGGTGGAGTCCCTGGTGCTCCTGGGCCGGTATGCGGAGGCCCTGGACGAGCTTCTGGCCGCGCCCACGGCGCAGCCGCACGACGAACCACTCGCCGCCCTGCGTATGCGCGCGCTGTACGGCAGCGGCCGGCAGGCCGAAGCACTTGCCGCCTACCAGGAGACCCGGGACCGGCTGCGCGACGAGCTGGGCGTGGAGCCCGGCGAGGAACTGCGCCGGGTGCACGAGGGCGTGCTGCGCCGGGATGATCCGATGCTGCTCGGCCGGGCCCCGTCACCCCGTGCCACAGGCTCCGCCGCCGCGCAAGCACCGCCCCCGGCAGCCGCACCCACACAGCCATCGGCGCCCGAGCGTTCCCCGTCCCCGCCCCCGTCACGACCTCGCCGCAACGAACTCCCCGGCGACACCGCCTGGCTCGTCGGCCGGGAGGCGGAACTCGATCTGCTCACCGCGTCGGTGCCCGTCGGCTCCGTCTCCGTGGCTGCCGTGGACGGCACGGCGGGTGTCGGCAAGACCGCGCTGCTGGTCCGCGCCGCCTGGACGCTGCACGACCAGTACCCGGATGGCTGCCTGTTCGTGGACCTGCACGCGCACGGCGCCCCCCACGAGAGCCTGCGCCCGCAGCGCGCACTGCACCAGCTGCTGCGTGCCGTCAACGGCGCCGACGGCGAACTGCCTGACGAGCTACACGAGTTGGTCACCGCCTGGCGGGCGGCCACCAGCTCCTTGCGGCTGCTGTTGGTCGTGGACGACGCCCGCAGTGCGGAACAGGTACGCCCCTTGCTGCCCGCGGGCCCGGGCAGCCGGGTGCTTGTGGCCGGCCGCCAGCGCCTGCCCGGCCTCGACGCCGACCGGCGGCTCACCGTGGAGCCGCTGGATACGGGCGAGGCGGTCACACTGCTCACGCGCCTCCTTGGCGAGACGCGCGCTGGACAGGAACCGGAGGCCGCGCAGGAGCTCGCCCGCCGTTGCGGCGGTCTCCCGCTGGCGCTGCGGATCGCCGGGGCCCGGCTGCAGAACCTCCCGTCCTGGACACTGACCCACCTGGTCGGCCGGATGTCGGACGATGAACGCCGCCTGGGCGAACTCCGGGCAGAGGACCGCAGTGTGGAAGCCGCCTTCCGGATGTCCTACGATCTGCTCGCCCCCGAACTGCGCCGCGGTTTCCGGGCGTTGGGCCAGGTCCCGACCGCCGAGTTCGACGGGCTCACCCCCGCCGCCATGCTGGGCCGCTCGCTCCAGGACACCGAGGACCTCCTGGAGCGTCTGGTCGACGCGAGCCTGTTGCAGCAGCCACGGCCCAGCTGCTACCGGCTGCACGATCTCGTACGCGACCACACGCGCCTCCTCGCCGCCGCCGTGCCCGAGGAGGCCGCCGCGGACCGCGCCGCCGTGCTGCACCTCTACACAGCCGCCGGGCGTATCGCCAGCGACTGGGGCCCCGAGGGCTTCCCGACGGGCCCCGATGTCTCCCATTCCCCCTTCTCGGACTGGCGGGAAGCCGACGCATGGCTGGAGGGCCGCGGGCGGCCAACTGCTCGACGTGGTCGCTTTCGCGGCGGCCACCGGGCAGCGCGACCACGCCTGCTGGATCGCCGAGTCCCTGGTCGACTCGCTTGTCCGCCAGGGCCGCTTCCACGAGTGCCGCTCCGCCCTGGAGCTCGCGCTGCCCGGCGCCGACCTGGCTGA
- a CDS encoding tetratricopeptide repeat protein: protein MPSSLRNCLAVADIYQGRFQQAHAWCTNALRLARHQGDLREQARAMAVMGAAERALGRFREAAAHLREAMRLAARLNDDWLAGMSSCNLGALHGQQGRHEEALTYYATSLTFAEKIGRPRMISKTLCFTAEAHLALGRHTEVKDLARRAAGLAQEVGDLQLRATSLSLLGAAEHGRGDLPLAITLQREALATLTEHTSRPLEMEVRRRLGRTYAAAGHPAKAEQQFRIARSLAGST from the coding sequence ATGCCCTCCTCGCTGCGTAATTGCCTGGCCGTCGCGGACATCTATCAGGGGCGCTTCCAGCAGGCTCACGCCTGGTGCACCAATGCGCTGCGCCTCGCCCGCCACCAGGGCGACCTGCGTGAACAGGCCCGGGCGATGGCCGTCATGGGTGCCGCGGAGCGTGCGCTGGGCCGTTTCCGGGAGGCGGCCGCCCACCTGCGCGAGGCCATGAGGCTGGCGGCCCGGCTCAACGACGACTGGCTGGCCGGGATGTCGAGCTGCAACCTCGGCGCTCTCCACGGCCAGCAGGGACGGCATGAGGAAGCGCTCACGTACTACGCCACCTCCCTCACCTTCGCCGAGAAGATCGGCCGCCCCAGAATGATCAGCAAGACCCTGTGCTTCACCGCCGAGGCCCACCTGGCACTCGGCCGGCACACCGAGGTCAAAGACCTGGCGCGGCGCGCGGCGGGCCTGGCCCAGGAGGTCGGTGACCTGCAATTGCGCGCGACGAGCCTGTCCCTGCTCGGAGCCGCGGAACACGGCCGCGGAGACCTGCCGTTGGCCATCACTCTCCAGCGAGAGGCCCTGGCCACACTCACCGAGCACACCAGCAGGCCGCTGGAGATGGAGGTCCGCCGTCGGCTCGGACGCACCTACGCGGCTGCGGGCCACCCGGCCAAGGCCGAGCAGCAGTTCCGCATTGCCCGGTCCTTGGCCGGGTCGACGTAG
- a CDS encoding alkaline phosphatase family protein: MPTPRVLVVGIDGVRLDLLPMLETPNLDELANAGFLAPVHIDDNTPTMSGPCWTTVVTGVGVAKHGVWGNNFTGNRLGVFPDFTTRLAAEQGLRTFAAGGWEPLFLARQGGPVFAAPSRLAYIAPREDTPQAWEECDQSVTDEAVRVLSSGEDLDASFVYLGAVDETAHFLGCGPEYRHAIEMADRRLGQLLTAVRGRPDARSEEWTVIAVTDHGHRDEGGHGGRSTSERTAWIAASGPGITPSTTPDILRHADVAAHVYAALGIAPDPHWTLDGRPFHSLTPQTA, encoded by the coding sequence ATGCCCACACCCCGCGTCCTGGTCGTCGGTATCGACGGCGTCCGCCTCGATCTGCTGCCGATGTTGGAAACGCCCAACCTCGACGAACTAGCGAATGCCGGCTTCCTCGCGCCCGTCCACATCGACGACAACACACCAACCATGTCGGGCCCCTGTTGGACCACGGTCGTCACCGGTGTCGGCGTGGCCAAGCACGGGGTCTGGGGCAACAACTTCACCGGAAACCGGCTTGGGGTGTTCCCCGACTTCACCACCCGGCTGGCCGCCGAGCAGGGGCTGCGGACCTTCGCGGCCGGAGGTTGGGAACCCCTGTTCCTGGCCCGGCAGGGCGGCCCGGTCTTCGCGGCCCCGAGCAGGCTCGCCTACATCGCCCCGCGCGAGGACACCCCGCAGGCCTGGGAGGAGTGCGACCAAAGCGTGACCGACGAAGCCGTAAGGGTTCTCAGCTCCGGCGAAGACCTGGACGCCTCCTTCGTCTATCTCGGCGCTGTCGACGAGACCGCCCACTTCCTCGGCTGCGGCCCCGAGTACCGGCACGCGATCGAGATGGCCGACCGACGACTCGGACAGCTCCTCACCGCCGTACGCGGACGTCCCGACGCCCGGTCCGAGGAGTGGACCGTCATCGCAGTGACCGACCACGGCCACCGCGACGAAGGCGGCCACGGCGGGCGCAGCACATCGGAGCGCACCGCCTGGATCGCCGCGAGCGGCCCCGGCATCACCCCCTCCACCACACCGGACATCCTCCGCCACGCCGATGTCGCCGCCCACGTCTACGCCGCCCTGGGTATCGCGCCCGACCCGCACTGGACGCTCGACGGACGGCCCTTCCACTCCCTCACACCACAGACCGCCTGA
- a CDS encoding alpha-galactosidase codes for MPPTPSSVSFDPTRGLVVLRTPNSVYAVRIGADGSPRHLHWGEMLDTDALCGLPAATSPAASSFESDPAPDELAPQTGARFGPAGLQVRFADGTRGAQWSYTGHTVRDGELRLHLADRRYPLAAELGYRVRPGSDVIERWAELTHTGAGDSGPITVDRLDSASWTVPALPDYRLSHLVGGWNSEFQLQRDRLPVAETVLTSRRGVTSHHANPWLALDDGTADEERGEVWSTALAWSGSWRITVHRDPVGRTTWTGGFGHEGLSWTIQPGQSLYTPVFAGLYTRDGFGAASRAWHTHIRTSVLPAPDQDRPVVYNSWEATGFDVGQPGQLHLARLAARLGAELFVLDDGWFGGRTSDRAGLGDWTPRPEAFPDGLRPLADEVHRLGMAFGLWVEPEMVNRDSDLYRAHPDWVVHAATRDATELRNQLMLNFARPEVEAWAHRTLDQLVRDYDVDWFKWDANRVVTEAGWAGHPDPDRLWIDHTRAVYRIMDRLRADHPGLRIEACAGGGGRADLGILARTDQAWTSDNTDPVDRISIQHGFSQLFPAQAMAAWVTDNPNVTTGRTTPLRFRFHVAMAGALGLGGDLTAWSEEELDGATALVIRYKQIRPLVQHGRQYRLHGPDGVTAVHYASQDDTEHAVLAWRPATRFGHPAPGLALPALDPAARYLDIDEGITHSGAVLTRRGIDLRLPAGDYASRLIRLRRTV; via the coding sequence GTGCCTCCCACGCCCTCATCCGTTTCCTTCGACCCCACCCGCGGGCTGGTGGTCCTGCGGACCCCGAACAGCGTCTACGCCGTGCGCATCGGCGCCGACGGCAGCCCTCGGCATCTGCACTGGGGGGAAATGCTCGACACCGACGCCCTCTGTGGACTGCCCGCGGCCACCTCACCTGCCGCGAGCAGCTTCGAGTCAGACCCCGCCCCGGACGAATTGGCCCCGCAGACTGGTGCGCGGTTCGGGCCGGCCGGTCTCCAGGTGCGGTTCGCCGACGGCACCCGCGGCGCCCAGTGGTCCTATACCGGGCACACGGTCCGGGACGGGGAGCTTCGCCTGCACCTGGCCGACCGCCGTTACCCGTTGGCCGCCGAACTGGGCTATCGCGTCCGTCCCGGCAGTGACGTCATCGAGCGCTGGGCGGAACTCACCCACACCGGAGCCGGCGATTCGGGCCCGATCACCGTCGACCGGCTGGACTCGGCCTCCTGGACGGTACCGGCGCTGCCCGACTACCGGCTCAGCCACCTCGTGGGCGGCTGGAACAGCGAGTTCCAGCTGCAGCGCGACCGGCTCCCAGTCGCCGAGACCGTGCTCACCAGCCGCCGCGGCGTCACCAGCCACCATGCCAACCCCTGGCTCGCCCTCGACGACGGCACCGCCGACGAGGAACGCGGCGAGGTCTGGAGCACCGCCCTGGCCTGGAGCGGAAGCTGGCGCATCACCGTGCACCGCGACCCGGTCGGCCGGACCACCTGGACCGGCGGCTTCGGTCACGAAGGACTCAGCTGGACCATCCAGCCCGGCCAGAGCCTGTACACACCCGTCTTCGCCGGCCTCTACACCCGCGACGGCTTCGGCGCCGCCAGCCGTGCCTGGCACACCCACATCCGCACCAGCGTCCTGCCCGCCCCCGACCAGGACCGGCCCGTCGTCTACAACTCGTGGGAAGCCACCGGCTTCGACGTCGGCCAACCCGGCCAGCTGCACCTGGCCCGGCTGGCCGCACGTCTGGGCGCCGAACTCTTCGTCCTCGACGACGGATGGTTCGGCGGCCGTACCAGCGACCGGGCGGGCCTCGGCGACTGGACACCCCGGCCCGAGGCATTCCCCGACGGGCTGCGCCCATTGGCCGACGAAGTGCACCGCCTGGGCATGGCGTTCGGGCTGTGGGTGGAGCCGGAAATGGTCAACCGCGACAGCGACCTCTACCGTGCCCATCCCGACTGGGTCGTCCATGCGGCGACTCGGGACGCGACCGAACTGCGCAACCAGCTCATGCTGAACTTCGCCCGCCCCGAAGTCGAGGCCTGGGCCCATCGGACTCTGGACCAGTTGGTGCGCGACTACGACGTCGACTGGTTCAAGTGGGATGCCAACCGGGTCGTCACCGAGGCCGGATGGGCCGGCCATCCGGACCCCGACCGGCTGTGGATCGACCACACCCGCGCCGTCTACCGGATCATGGACCGCCTCCGTGCCGACCACCCCGGCCTTCGCATCGAGGCCTGCGCGGGCGGCGGCGGACGGGCCGACCTCGGCATCCTCGCCCGCACCGACCAGGCCTGGACTTCCGACAACACCGATCCCGTCGACCGGATCAGCATCCAGCACGGCTTCAGCCAGCTCTTCCCCGCCCAGGCCATGGCGGCCTGGGTGACCGACAACCCCAATGTCACCACCGGCCGCACCACCCCTCTCCGGTTCCGCTTCCATGTCGCCATGGCCGGAGCGCTCGGCCTCGGCGGGGATCTCACCGCCTGGTCCGAGGAGGAGCTCGACGGGGCCACCGCGCTCGTCATCCGCTACAAACAGATCCGCCCCTTGGTCCAGCACGGCCGCCAGTACCGCCTCCACGGGCCCGACGGAGTGACAGCCGTGCACTACGCGTCCCAGGACGACACCGAACACGCCGTCCTCGCCTGGCGCCCCGCAACCCGCTTCGGCCACCCGGCCCCCGGGCTCGCCCTGCCGGCCCTGGACCCCGCGGCCCGCTACCTCGACATCGACGAGGGCATCACCCACAGCGGCGCCGTCCTGACCCGCCGGGGCATCGACCTGCGGCTACCCGCCGGCGACTACGCCAGCCGCCTGATCCGGCTGCGCCGCACCGTCTGA
- a CDS encoding ROK family transcriptional regulator — MFPNHSRPLVTAPAETAILALLLAESPLSRVELARRTGLSSTAVTKAARPLIDDGYLHELPPERTAPGAGRPVNPLAVTPDREFVVGVKISADTLYGAVCDLRAHMRTTASRPLGDRDPAAVCGLLAELVAELLDAKPEYRARTRHLGIAVSGDVDRPCGRVRYSALPNWRDVPLADNLAAATGLTVTVENDVKAITAAEHWFGEGIGTEYFALVTIGAGIGSGIVINGELVAGAYGVAGEMGHISIDPAGPRCHCGQVGCVEAVASSDAVLAAIRCATDDPDLDFDGAVQLARGGDPAAQSAFARAGHAIGVGIATLVNLVGPERVVVTGEGLDTYDLFGMHIRDAYEAHCFKAAAKCPLTLRPLPWEEWARGAAVVGIQALFP, encoded by the coding sequence GTGTTTCCAAACCACTCGCGACCACTGGTGACGGCACCGGCCGAAACCGCCATCCTCGCCCTGCTGTTGGCCGAAAGCCCGCTCAGCCGGGTGGAGCTGGCCCGCCGGACGGGTCTGTCCTCGACCGCTGTGACCAAGGCCGCGCGACCACTCATCGACGACGGCTACCTCCACGAACTTCCCCCGGAGCGCACCGCTCCAGGGGCCGGACGCCCCGTGAACCCGCTGGCCGTCACTCCCGACCGGGAGTTCGTCGTCGGTGTGAAGATCAGTGCCGACACCCTCTACGGCGCGGTCTGCGACCTGCGGGCCCACATGCGCACTACCGCCAGCCGACCGTTGGGCGACCGCGACCCGGCCGCCGTGTGTGGGCTGCTGGCCGAACTCGTCGCCGAACTTCTCGACGCGAAACCCGAGTACCGGGCCCGCACCCGGCACCTGGGCATCGCGGTCTCCGGCGACGTGGACCGCCCCTGCGGGCGTGTCCGCTACTCCGCGCTCCCCAACTGGCGCGACGTGCCGCTGGCCGACAACCTCGCCGCGGCGACCGGCCTGACCGTCACCGTGGAGAACGACGTCAAGGCCATCACCGCCGCCGAGCACTGGTTCGGCGAGGGCATCGGCACCGAGTATTTCGCACTGGTCACCATCGGAGCGGGGATCGGTTCCGGGATCGTCATCAACGGTGAGCTGGTCGCCGGTGCGTACGGCGTCGCCGGAGAAATGGGGCACATCAGCATCGACCCGGCCGGGCCACGGTGCCACTGCGGCCAGGTCGGCTGCGTCGAGGCCGTCGCCTCCAGCGACGCCGTCCTCGCCGCCATCCGCTGCGCCACCGACGACCCGGACCTGGACTTCGACGGCGCCGTTCAACTCGCCCGTGGTGGAGACCCCGCCGCGCAGAGCGCCTTCGCGAGGGCGGGCCACGCCATCGGCGTCGGCATCGCCACCCTTGTGAACCTCGTAGGTCCCGAGCGCGTCGTCGTCACAGGCGAGGGGCTCGACACCTACGACCTTTTCGGAATGCACATCAGGGACGCCTACGAAGCGCACTGCTTCAAAGCAGCGGCGAAATGCCCGCTGACCCTGCGTCCGCTCCCCTGGGAGGAGTGGGCCCGCGGCGCCGCC